The Paraburkholderia sp. ZP32-5 genome includes a window with the following:
- a CDS encoding acetolactate synthase 3 catalytic subunit: MNMPSAEFSTSDTTPQHEADSIGATVLMKALADEEVEFVWGYPGGSVLYIYDELYKQDKFQHVLVRHEQAAVHAADAYSRSTGKVGVCLVTSGPGVTNAVTGIATAYMDSIPMVIITGQVPTAAIGQDAFQECDTVGITRPCVKHNFLVKDVRDLAATVKKAFYIARTGRPGPVLIDIPKDVSKAPCQYEPLKSVSLRSYNPVTKGHSGQIRKAVSLLLSAKRPYIYTGGGIILADASRELNQFADLLGFPVTNTLMGLGGYRASDKKFLGMLGMHGTYEANMAMQHCDVLIAIGARFDDRVIGDPAHFASRPRKIIHIDIDPSSISKRVKVDIPIVGDVKEVLKELIEQLQTAEHGPDTAALADWWKDIEGWRSKDCLKFDRQSEIIKPQYVVEKAWELTDGNAFVCSDVGQHQMWAAQFYRFNKPRRWINSGGLGTMGFGLPAAMGVKMAHPDDDVLCITGEGSIQMCIQELSTCKQYDLPVKILSLNNRYLGMVRQWQQIEYSKRYSHSYMDALPDFVKLAEAYGHVGMRIERTADVEPALKEALRLKDRAVFLDFQTDPTENVWPMVQAGKGITEMLMGSEDL, from the coding sequence ATGAATATGCCCAGCGCGGAATTCTCCACGTCGGATACGACCCCCCAACACGAAGCAGACTCTATCGGCGCCACCGTGCTCATGAAGGCACTGGCCGACGAAGAGGTCGAGTTCGTCTGGGGCTATCCCGGCGGCTCGGTACTCTACATTTACGACGAGCTGTACAAGCAGGACAAATTCCAGCACGTGCTGGTGCGCCATGAACAGGCCGCCGTCCACGCTGCCGACGCCTACTCGCGCTCGACCGGCAAGGTCGGCGTGTGTCTCGTGACCTCGGGCCCCGGCGTCACCAACGCGGTGACCGGTATCGCGACCGCGTACATGGACTCGATCCCGATGGTGATCATCACCGGTCAGGTTCCGACCGCGGCGATCGGTCAGGACGCATTCCAGGAATGCGACACGGTCGGTATCACGCGTCCTTGCGTGAAGCACAACTTCCTCGTGAAGGACGTGCGCGATCTCGCCGCTACCGTCAAGAAAGCCTTCTATATCGCCCGTACCGGCCGTCCCGGTCCGGTGCTGATCGACATTCCGAAAGACGTGTCGAAGGCGCCGTGCCAGTACGAGCCGCTCAAGAGCGTGTCGCTGCGCTCGTATAACCCGGTCACGAAGGGCCACTCCGGTCAGATCCGCAAGGCGGTCTCGCTGCTGTTGTCGGCAAAGCGCCCGTATATCTATACCGGCGGCGGCATCATTCTCGCGGATGCGTCGCGTGAGCTGAACCAGTTCGCCGATCTGCTCGGCTTTCCCGTCACCAACACGCTGATGGGGCTGGGCGGCTACCGCGCGAGCGACAAAAAATTCCTCGGCATGCTCGGCATGCACGGCACGTACGAAGCCAACATGGCGATGCAGCACTGCGATGTGCTGATCGCGATCGGCGCGCGCTTCGACGACCGTGTGATCGGCGACCCGGCGCACTTCGCGTCGCGTCCGCGCAAGATCATCCATATCGATATCGATCCTTCCTCCATTTCCAAGCGCGTCAAGGTCGACATTCCGATCGTCGGCGACGTGAAGGAAGTGCTGAAGGAGTTGATCGAGCAACTGCAGACAGCCGAGCATGGCCCCGACACCGCAGCGCTCGCCGACTGGTGGAAGGACATCGAAGGTTGGCGTTCGAAAGACTGCCTGAAGTTCGATCGCCAGAGTGAAATCATCAAGCCGCAATACGTGGTCGAAAAGGCGTGGGAGCTGACCGACGGCAACGCGTTCGTGTGCTCCGACGTCGGCCAGCATCAGATGTGGGCCGCGCAGTTCTATCGCTTCAACAAGCCGCGTCGCTGGATCAATTCGGGCGGTCTCGGCACGATGGGCTTCGGCTTGCCGGCCGCGATGGGCGTGAAGATGGCCCACCCGGACGACGACGTGCTGTGCATCACCGGCGAAGGCTCGATCCAGATGTGTATCCAGGAGCTGTCGACCTGCAAGCAGTACGACCTCCCTGTGAAGATCCTTTCGCTGAACAACCGCTATCTGGGCATGGTGCGCCAGTGGCAGCAGATCGAATACAGCAAGCGCTATTCGCATTCGTACATGGATGCGCTGCCTGACTTCGTGAAGCTCGCCGAAGCGTACGGTCACGTCGGCATGCGTATCGAACGCACCGCCGATGTCGAGCCGGCGCTGAAAGAAGCGCTGCGCCTGAAAGATCGCGCCGTGTTTCTCGACTTCCAGACCGATCCGACCGAAAACGTCTGGCCGATGGTTCAGGCCGGCAAGGGCATCACCGAGATGCTGATGGGTTCGGAAGATCTGTAA
- the ilvN gene encoding acetolactate synthase small subunit, which produces MRHIISVLLENEPGALSRVVGLFSARGYNIETLTVAPTEDRSLSRMTIVSIGSDDVIEQITKHLNRLIEVVKVVDLTEGAHIERELMLIKVRAVGKEREEMKRMSDIFRGRIIDVTEKTYTIELTGASDKLDAFIEGLDSTAILETVRTGSSGIGRGERILKV; this is translated from the coding sequence ATGAGACACATCATTTCCGTCCTGCTGGAAAACGAACCAGGCGCGTTGTCGCGCGTGGTGGGTCTGTTCTCGGCACGCGGCTACAACATTGAAACCTTGACGGTGGCTCCGACCGAAGACCGTTCGCTGTCGCGCATGACCATCGTCTCCATTGGCTCGGACGACGTGATCGAACAGATCACGAAGCATCTGAACCGCCTGATCGAGGTGGTGAAAGTGGTCGACCTTACCGAGGGCGCCCATATCGAACGCGAGCTGATGCTGATCAAGGTGAGGGCGGTCGGCAAGGAACGTGAGGAGATGAAGCGGATGTCGGATATTTTCCGTGGCCGCATCATCGACGTCACCGAAAAGACCTACACGATCGAACTGACGGGGGCGAGCGACAAGCTCGATGCCTTCATCGAAGGGCTCGATTCCACGGCGATTCTCGAGACGGTCCGCACGGGCAGTTCGGGCATTGGTCGCGGCGAGCGCATTCTGAAGGTCTGA
- the ilvC gene encoding ketol-acid reductoisomerase: protein MKVFYDKDADLSLIKGKQVTIIGYGSQGHAHALNLKESGVNITVGLRKGGASWSKAENAGLQVKEVAEAVKGADVVMMLLPDEQIADVYAKEVHANIKQGAALAFAHGFNVHYGQVIPRADLDVIMIAPKAPGHTVRGTYSQGGGVPHLIAVAQDKSGSARDIALSYAAANGGGRAGIIETNFREETETDLFGEQAVLCGGTVDLIKAGFETLVEAGYAPEMAYFECLHELKLIVDLIYEGGIANMNYSISNNAEYGEYVTGPRIVTAETKKAMKAVLTDIQTGEYAKSFIIENKAGAPTLQSRRRLTAEHQIEQVGSKLRAMMPWIAKNKLVDQSKN, encoded by the coding sequence ATGAAAGTTTTCTACGACAAGGACGCCGATCTCTCCCTCATCAAGGGCAAGCAGGTCACCATCATCGGCTATGGCTCGCAAGGCCATGCGCACGCGCTGAACCTGAAGGAAAGCGGCGTGAACATCACGGTCGGTCTGCGCAAGGGCGGCGCATCGTGGAGCAAGGCCGAGAACGCCGGCCTGCAGGTCAAGGAAGTGGCAGAAGCCGTCAAGGGCGCGGACGTCGTCATGATGCTGCTGCCGGACGAGCAGATCGCCGACGTGTACGCGAAGGAAGTTCACGCGAACATCAAGCAGGGCGCGGCTCTCGCGTTCGCACACGGCTTCAACGTTCACTACGGTCAGGTGATCCCGCGCGCCGATCTGGACGTCATCATGATCGCGCCGAAGGCACCGGGCCACACGGTTCGCGGTACCTACTCGCAAGGTGGCGGCGTGCCGCACCTGATCGCTGTTGCGCAGGACAAGTCGGGTTCGGCACGCGACATCGCGCTGTCGTACGCGGCGGCTAACGGCGGCGGCCGTGCCGGCATCATCGAAACGAACTTCCGCGAAGAAACGGAAACCGACCTGTTCGGCGAACAGGCTGTTCTGTGCGGCGGTACCGTCGACCTGATCAAGGCTGGCTTCGAAACGCTGGTCGAAGCAGGCTACGCGCCGGAAATGGCTTACTTCGAGTGCCTGCACGAACTGAAGCTGATCGTCGACCTGATCTACGAAGGCGGCATCGCGAACATGAACTACTCGATCTCGAACAACGCTGAATACGGCGAATACGTGACGGGTCCGCGCATCGTGACGGCAGAAACGAAGAAGGCAATGAAGGCCGTGCTGACCGACATCCAGACCGGCGAATACGCGAAGAGCTTCATCATCGAGAACAAGGCCGGCGCGCCGACGCTGCAATCGCGCCGCCGTCTGACGGCCGAGCACCAGATCGAACAGGTCGGTTCGAAGCTGCGCGCGATGATGCCGTGGATCGCGAAGAACAAGCTCGTCGACCAGTCGAAGAACTAA
- a CDS encoding phosphatidylserine decarboxylase: MNYPHPIIAREGWPFIAIAAVVALLVHAFVGFGLAWIFWLILIFVVQFFRDPARPIPTQANAVLCPADGRIVAVETAHDPYANREALKISVFMNVFNVHSQRSPVDGAISKVEYFPGAYLNAAVDKASLENERNAVVIEMAGGQTVTSVQIAGLIARRILCYVRAGEPLTRGQRYGFIRFGSRVDVYLPVGSRPRVSIGEKVSASSTILAEL, from the coding sequence ATGAATTACCCTCATCCGATCATCGCGCGAGAAGGCTGGCCGTTCATTGCCATCGCGGCTGTTGTTGCCTTGCTGGTTCACGCGTTCGTGGGGTTCGGCTTGGCGTGGATCTTCTGGCTGATTCTGATCTTCGTCGTGCAATTCTTCCGCGACCCGGCCCGGCCGATTCCGACTCAGGCGAATGCAGTGCTGTGCCCGGCCGATGGCCGCATCGTCGCCGTCGAAACCGCGCATGATCCGTATGCGAATCGCGAAGCGCTGAAGATCAGCGTGTTCATGAATGTCTTCAATGTCCACTCGCAGCGCTCGCCGGTCGATGGCGCGATCTCCAAGGTCGAATACTTTCCTGGCGCGTATCTGAATGCCGCGGTCGACAAAGCCTCGCTCGAGAACGAGCGCAATGCGGTCGTGATCGAAATGGCCGGCGGCCAGACGGTGACGTCGGTGCAGATCGCCGGGCTGATCGCGCGGCGCATTCTTTGCTATGTACGCGCCGGTGAGCCGCTCACGCGCGGTCAGCGCTACGGGTTCATCCGCTTCGGTTCGCGCGTCGACGTGTATCTGCCGGTCGGCAGCCGTCCGCGTGTGTCGATCGGCGAGAAGGTATCGGCGTCGTCCACGATCCTCGCCGAGCTGTAA
- the pssA gene encoding CDP-diacylglycerol--serine O-phosphatidyltransferase has translation MASFKPRRPRSSGPLPRPFRRNKPVVTESPVADSRRAQRQQFLRKRGIYLLPNAFTTAALFCGFFAVVQAMNVRFEIAAIAIFVAMVLDGMDGRVARMTHTQSAFGEQFDSLSDMVSFGVAPALVMYEWILKDLGRWGWLAAFVYCSGAALRLARFNTNIGVVDKRFFQGMPSPAAAALIAGFVWLATDNRVPLKLVWLPWVAFVLTIYAGVTMVSNAPFYSGKALDVRHRVPFGVILLVVVAFVLVSSDPPLMLFGLFVLYGLSGYVFWGYQALRGRSNPARSMSRDR, from the coding sequence ATGGCCTCATTCAAACCGCGTCGCCCCCGTAGCAGCGGACCGCTGCCGCGGCCGTTTCGACGCAACAAGCCGGTGGTGACGGAGTCTCCGGTCGCCGACAGCCGGCGCGCCCAACGTCAGCAATTCCTCAGAAAGCGCGGCATCTATCTGCTGCCGAATGCGTTCACGACCGCGGCGCTGTTCTGCGGTTTCTTCGCCGTCGTGCAGGCGATGAACGTACGTTTCGAGATCGCGGCGATCGCGATCTTCGTCGCGATGGTGCTCGACGGCATGGACGGTCGCGTCGCCCGCATGACGCACACGCAGAGCGCATTCGGCGAGCAGTTCGATAGCCTGTCGGACATGGTGTCGTTCGGTGTCGCGCCGGCGCTCGTGATGTACGAGTGGATTCTGAAGGACCTCGGGCGCTGGGGCTGGCTCGCGGCGTTCGTCTACTGCTCGGGCGCGGCGCTGCGGCTCGCGCGTTTCAACACCAATATCGGCGTGGTCGACAAGCGCTTTTTCCAGGGTATGCCGAGCCCGGCCGCGGCGGCGCTGATCGCCGGTTTCGTGTGGCTCGCCACCGACAACCGCGTGCCGCTGAAACTGGTGTGGCTGCCGTGGGTCGCCTTCGTGCTGACCATCTATGCGGGTGTGACGATGGTGTCGAACGCGCCGTTCTACAGCGGCAAGGCGCTCGACGTGCGTCATCGCGTGCCGTTCGGCGTGATCCTGCTGGTGGTGGTGGCGTTCGTGCTGGTGTCGTCCGATCCTCCGCTGATGCTGTTCGGTCTGTTCGTGCTGTACGGGCTGTCCGGTTACGTGTTCTGGGGGTATCAGGCGTTGCGCGGCAGGAGCAATCCGGCGCGTTCGATGTCGCGCGACCGCTGA
- a CDS encoding 2-isopropylmalate synthase, with product MSDKLIIFDTTLRDGEQSPGASMTKEEKIRIAKQLERMKVDVIEAGFAASSNGDFDAIQTIAGLIKDSTICSLARANDKDIQRAADALKPAERFRIHTFIATSPLHMEKKLRMTPEQVFEQAKLAVRFARKFTDDVEFSPEDGSRSDMDFLCRVLEAVIAEGATTINIADTVGYGVPELYGQLVKTLRERIPNSHKAVFSVHCHNDLGMAVANSLAGVQLGGARQVECTINGLGERAGNTSLEEIVMAVKTRKDYFGLDVGLDTTQIVPASKLVSQITGFVVQPNKAVVGANAFAHASGIHQDGVLKARDTYEIMRAEDVGWSANKIVLGKLSGRNAFKQRLQELGIALDSEAELNTAFAHFKELADRKAEIFDEDIIAIVNEESAEAHEKEHYKFLSLSQHSETGEQPHAKIVFSVEGKEITGEARGNGPVDATLNAIETEVGSGSELLLYSVNAITTGTQAQGEVTVRLSKSGRIVNGVGTDPDIVAASAKAYISALNKLYSNADKLNPQRSE from the coding sequence ATGTCCGACAAACTGATCATTTTCGACACCACGTTGCGCGATGGCGAGCAATCGCCCGGCGCATCGATGACGAAGGAAGAAAAGATCCGCATCGCGAAGCAGCTCGAGCGAATGAAAGTTGACGTGATCGAGGCCGGTTTCGCGGCAAGCTCGAATGGCGACTTCGATGCGATTCAGACGATTGCGGGCCTCATCAAAGACAGCACGATCTGCTCGCTTGCCCGCGCGAACGACAAGGACATCCAGCGTGCCGCCGACGCGCTCAAGCCGGCCGAGCGCTTCCGTATTCACACGTTCATCGCGACGTCGCCGCTGCACATGGAAAAGAAGCTGCGCATGACGCCGGAGCAGGTTTTCGAGCAGGCGAAACTCGCGGTGCGTTTCGCACGCAAGTTCACGGACGACGTCGAATTCTCGCCGGAAGACGGCAGCCGCTCGGATATGGACTTCCTGTGCCGCGTGCTCGAAGCGGTGATCGCCGAGGGGGCGACCACGATCAACATCGCAGATACGGTGGGCTACGGCGTGCCGGAACTCTACGGTCAGCTCGTGAAGACGCTGCGCGAGCGCATCCCGAACTCGCACAAGGCGGTGTTTTCGGTGCATTGCCATAACGACCTCGGCATGGCGGTGGCGAACTCGCTGGCCGGCGTGCAGCTTGGCGGCGCGCGCCAGGTCGAATGCACGATCAACGGTCTCGGCGAGCGCGCGGGCAATACGTCGCTCGAAGAAATCGTGATGGCCGTGAAGACCCGCAAGGACTATTTCGGTCTGGATGTCGGTCTCGACACGACGCAGATCGTGCCGGCGTCGAAGCTCGTCTCGCAGATCACCGGCTTCGTCGTGCAACCGAACAAGGCGGTGGTCGGTGCGAATGCGTTTGCGCACGCGTCCGGCATCCACCAGGACGGCGTGCTGAAGGCGCGCGACACCTACGAAATCATGCGTGCGGAAGACGTGGGCTGGAGTGCCAACAAGATCGTGCTCGGCAAGCTGTCGGGCCGCAACGCGTTCAAGCAGCGCTTGCAGGAACTCGGCATCGCGCTCGATAGCGAAGCCGAACTGAACACCGCATTCGCGCACTTCAAGGAACTGGCCGATCGCAAGGCCGAGATCTTCGACGAAGACATCATCGCGATCGTCAACGAGGAATCGGCCGAGGCGCACGAGAAGGAGCACTACAAGTTCCTGTCGCTGTCGCAGCATTCGGAAACCGGTGAGCAGCCGCACGCGAAGATTGTGTTTTCGGTCGAGGGCAAGGAGATTACCGGCGAAGCGCGCGGCAACGGGCCGGTCGATGCAACGCTCAATGCGATCGAAACTGAGGTGGGCAGCGGCTCCGAACTGCTGCTGTATTCGGTCAATGCGATCACGACCGGTACGCAGGCACAGGGCGAAGTGACGGTGCGGCTGTCGAAGAGCGGGCGCATCGTCAACGGTGTGGGCACCGATCCGGATATCGTCGCGGCGTCCGCGAAGGCGTATATCTCGGCACTCAACAAGCTGTATTCGAACGCGGACAAGCTGAATCCGCAGCGTTCGGAGTAA